From the Bacillota bacterium genome, one window contains:
- a CDS encoding spore germination protein, whose translation MGVLEKLWRLLFRRRQRRRDSGQARSSPAKGRISSKLQVNHERIKAAFGNSPDLVLRYLEIGDQGKISALVVHIDGLCDKRLVSEAIIEQVTDINNKWGNPKQAYVDLKDRILSASGVREVDSLDEFINHVTCGDCGILVDGITRGLACDTRAWEHRGVEEPTTESTIRGSKEGFVESLRTNTSLLRRRIKDSRLWIEELKIGRISKTSVAIVYISGVADDKIVKEVRNRLRKIDVDSIQESGHLEEFIEDAPFSPFPTILRTERPDRVTGALLEGRIALLTDGTPFALIVPATFTMFITAPEDYYERYFIGSAIRLLRIASFFISLTLPSLYVAVTTFHQELLPTPLILSIAAQREGIPFPAVVEAMIMELIFEVLREAGVRLPRLVGPAVSIIGGLVLGEAAMRAGLASPAMVMVVAFTGIASFANPVFSLAIGVRLLRFLLLVLAGSLGLFGVEAGMLALLIHQITLRSFGVPYLEPLAPVVFSDLKDALLRAPWWALNTRPKFVGKKEPTRQAPGLRPKPPSREEKEVHHLEGKEGGK comes from the coding sequence ATGGGCGTGCTTGAGAAACTATGGCGGCTTCTCTTCCGACGAAGGCAGCGCAGGCGGGACTCGGGGCAAGCTCGGTCAAGCCCGGCTAAGGGACGGATATCCTCCAAGCTACAGGTCAACCATGAGAGGATCAAAGCTGCATTCGGAAATAGCCCCGATCTGGTATTACGGTATCTAGAGATCGGTGATCAAGGGAAGATTTCGGCGCTTGTCGTTCACATAGATGGCCTTTGCGATAAGCGACTGGTCTCGGAGGCGATAATCGAGCAAGTCACCGACATAAATAACAAATGGGGCAACCCAAAACAGGCGTACGTGGATCTCAAGGACCGCATTCTTTCCGCTAGCGGCGTCAGGGAAGTCGATTCGCTCGATGAATTCATCAACCATGTCACCTGCGGGGATTGCGGAATTTTGGTCGATGGCATCACGAGGGGATTAGCTTGCGATACACGCGCTTGGGAGCATAGGGGCGTAGAGGAGCCAACCACCGAGTCCACTATTAGAGGTTCGAAAGAAGGGTTTGTTGAGTCGCTGCGCACAAATACCAGCCTCTTGCGCCGTAGAATCAAGGATTCCAGACTTTGGATCGAGGAGCTAAAGATCGGGCGCATAAGCAAGACAAGCGTTGCTATCGTATATATTTCAGGAGTGGCCGATGACAAGATCGTGAAGGAGGTCAGAAATCGGCTCAGGAAGATCGACGTCGACAGCATCCAGGAAAGCGGCCATCTCGAGGAATTTATTGAAGATGCGCCGTTTTCTCCTTTCCCGACAATCCTGCGCACTGAGCGGCCTGATAGAGTAACAGGAGCCCTATTAGAAGGTAGGATCGCGCTTCTTACAGATGGCACTCCATTCGCCCTTATCGTCCCGGCCACGTTTACCATGTTCATCACTGCCCCTGAGGACTATTACGAGCGATATTTTATCGGGTCTGCAATAAGACTCCTAAGGATAGCATCGTTCTTTATTTCCTTGACCCTACCGTCGCTATACGTAGCTGTAACGACCTTCCACCAAGAGCTGCTACCCACTCCTCTCATATTGAGCATCGCAGCTCAAAGGGAAGGTATACCGTTTCCAGCTGTGGTCGAGGCGATGATAATGGAGTTGATTTTTGAGGTCTTGCGTGAAGCCGGAGTCCGTTTGCCCAGGCTAGTCGGTCCGGCTGTCAGCATAATAGGTGGCCTGGTGCTCGGGGAGGCGGCGATGCGTGCAGGCCTGGCATCCCCGGCGATGGTGATGGTTGTGGCGTTCACGGGGATCGCTTCGTTCGCCAACCCGGTGTTTAGCCTCGCTATCGGTGTGCGTCTCCTGCGCTTCTTACTGTTAGTTCTGGCGGGATCATTAGGGCTGTTCGGTGTAGAGGCCGGGATGCTTGCCTTGTTGATTCATCAGATCACTTTGCGATCATTTGGAGTGCCGTACTTAGAACCCTTAGCTCCGGTGGTATTTTCAGATCTCAAGGACGCCTTGTTACGAGCCCCATGGTGGGCTCTTAATACCCGGCCCAAGTTCGTTGGCAAGAAAGAGCCAACAAGACAAGCCCCTGGCCTCAGGCCGAAGCCACCCTCTCGCGAGGAGAAAGAGGTTCATCACTTGGAAGGTAAGGAGGGCGGCAAATGA
- a CDS encoding endospore germination permease — translation MSAPRKIEGGKISARQLTAMLVLSRIAVITIIFPMITGIQVPQDAWIASLLGMLVSIPLVLLMVYLGLKFPDKTIIECSEALLGKYFGKLLGFILVAYWISITSNVARALGEAYTIAIMPETPILVFMVVMVLLAANAARCGLEVVGRMGEHSMWIVLFFLILMFILPYDEMNFKNLAPVLSRGFRPLLEPAGTAASFFMQFIVLGMVLPYLNKPKDATRFSVYAILISGLLMTWFTVALVAVFGTTVSGLALPAYSLGRMISIANFLERIEAITMGAWTLSTGIKLALFLWASAVGLAQLFGISRYQPLVYPLGAIVVAFGILFFENFVDIHRFFEFRNWGIYSLVITLGTMAILYLAALVRSKLPPHMRR, via the coding sequence ATGAGTGCGCCACGCAAAATCGAAGGCGGGAAGATATCAGCGAGGCAACTTACAGCAATGCTGGTGTTAAGTCGGATAGCGGTAATTACTATCATATTTCCCATGATAACAGGAATCCAGGTTCCGCAGGACGCCTGGATTGCTAGTTTGCTCGGGATGCTCGTATCAATACCTTTAGTGTTATTAATGGTGTATTTAGGCTTGAAGTTCCCCGATAAGACAATCATTGAATGCAGCGAGGCGCTTCTGGGCAAGTATTTCGGAAAGCTTTTGGGGTTTATCTTGGTAGCGTACTGGATAAGCATCACTTCTAATGTAGCAAGAGCGCTCGGAGAGGCCTACACCATAGCCATAATGCCAGAAACGCCGATACTGGTCTTTATGGTTGTGATGGTGCTCCTGGCGGCCAACGCTGCCAGATGTGGCCTCGAGGTGGTCGGCCGGATGGGCGAGCATAGCATGTGGATCGTCCTCTTTTTCTTGATACTTATGTTCATCCTCCCCTATGATGAAATGAATTTCAAGAACCTGGCCCCGGTTCTATCTCGGGGCTTTCGCCCGCTTCTAGAGCCAGCGGGAACAGCTGCCTCCTTTTTCATGCAGTTTATCGTCCTGGGCATGGTGTTGCCCTACCTTAACAAGCCAAAGGATGCAACGCGATTCTCTGTATATGCGATCTTGATCAGCGGGTTGTTGATGACATGGTTTACAGTAGCTTTGGTGGCGGTCTTCGGGACAACGGTATCGGGGCTGGCGCTGCCGGCTTACAGCCTGGGCAGGATGATAAGCATCGCCAATTTCCTGGAGAGGATCGAGGCCATCACAATGGGGGCATGGACGCTGAGCACCGGGATCAAGCTCGCACTGTTCTTATGGGCAAGCGCTGTAGGATTGGCGCAACTGTTTGGCATCTCTCGATACCAGCCGCTCGTGTATCCACTGGGGGCAATAGTCGTTGCGTTCGGTATCTTATTCTTTGAAAACTTTGTAGATATACATCGCTTCTTTGAATTTAGGAATTGGGGAATCTATTCCCTCGTTATCACACTGGGCACAATGGCTATTTTATACCTGGCCGCTCTTGTGCGAAGCAAGCTCCCGCCTCATATGAGGAGGTGA
- a CDS encoding Ger(x)C family spore germination protein: protein MPTGQVLRVGAIILLIVIMTTMTGCWNRREIETLGFVLAVGIDQAREEGKVQLTVQVAKPFAIGVGGQAGGGGGAMQEKPFWVVSSTGYTVFEAVRNFLSQSPRRLCWGHNRFILIGEELARKGVQDVLDVFVRDGEPRWRAWIVVAKGARASDLLETEFELERMPAEAAMGIIQGSRMGLSTIGESMLIDFLQKLEEEGIDPIATRAEIVPRPQKFDIRGELKREKIGASARITGAAVFKDDKLVGWLNKPETRGFNWVMGKVRSGIIVIKKPGEEDRFIGLEILRAKGGFKPEIKDGRVSVTVRVEAEANVGDIQGFLDPLESPEVWASMERRMAAVIKNEIMAAVAKAQELNSDIFGFGAELNRRNPEKWAELKDRWDEEFPRVDVQVEVKAKLRRSGLVIRSTRIKR, encoded by the coding sequence ATGCCAACAGGACAAGTTCTCAGAGTGGGTGCTATTATCCTGCTCATAGTGATAATGACCACTATGACCGGATGCTGGAACCGTAGAGAAATCGAGACCCTTGGCTTTGTCCTGGCAGTTGGTATTGACCAAGCTAGAGAGGAAGGTAAGGTTCAGCTAACGGTTCAGGTAGCAAAGCCCTTTGCTATAGGAGTCGGGGGACAAGCAGGAGGGGGAGGAGGAGCTATGCAAGAGAAGCCCTTCTGGGTCGTAAGCAGCACGGGATATACAGTGTTTGAAGCGGTGCGGAATTTCCTCTCCCAATCGCCACGGCGGCTGTGTTGGGGACATAACCGGTTTATTCTGATAGGCGAGGAACTTGCTCGAAAAGGCGTTCAGGATGTTCTGGATGTTTTTGTGCGTGATGGCGAACCGCGCTGGCGGGCGTGGATAGTGGTGGCGAAGGGCGCCAGGGCGTCGGATCTTTTGGAGACCGAGTTTGAGCTAGAAAGAATGCCTGCAGAAGCAGCCATGGGCATAATTCAAGGTAGCCGGATGGGGTTATCCACAATTGGCGAAAGCATGTTGATAGATTTCCTCCAAAAGCTCGAGGAAGAGGGAATAGATCCAATTGCCACCCGCGCGGAGATCGTCCCCAGGCCACAAAAATTCGATATTAGAGGGGAGTTAAAGAGGGAGAAAATAGGCGCGTCAGCCAGAATAACCGGGGCTGCGGTCTTCAAAGACGACAAGCTGGTGGGCTGGCTCAACAAGCCGGAGACCAGAGGGTTCAACTGGGTCATGGGTAAAGTGAGGAGCGGTATCATTGTGATCAAAAAGCCCGGTGAAGAGGACAGGTTCATAGGGCTTGAGATCCTGAGGGCAAAAGGCGGGTTCAAACCCGAAATCAAGGACGGCAGGGTTTCGGTCACCGTAAGGGTTGAGGCTGAAGCTAATGTAGGCGATATACAGGGGTTCCTCGATCCGCTCGAGTCCCCAGAAGTGTGGGCCAGTATGGAACGAAGGATGGCTGCTGTGATCAAGAATGAGATTATGGCTGCTGTGGCCAAAGCGCAAGAGCTCAACTCCGATATATTCGGCTTCGGTGCCGAACTGAACCGGAGAAACCCTGAAAAATGGGCTGAACTCAAAGATCGGTGGGATGAAGAATTCCCCCGTGTGGATGTCCAGGTGGAAGTCAAGGCTAAATTGAGACGATCAGGCCTGGTAATAAGGAGCACGAGGATCAAGAGGTAG
- a CDS encoding AAA family ATPase, whose amino-acid sequence MDDDKVVFEETCPDNGNCLSEVGAANAVPFRQYLQLQEMSPGVFLRLAVQLAAILSRLHREGVILGNLNPDILLISRRDDKVYLVDSSRATKPDTDPKALFYLAPEQTGRLNRPVDLRADLFSLGVIFYEMLTGRLPVGGKNRLEWFHNLVAGNIRPPHQVDKQIPAVLSDIVMKCLARDPDNRYQSAEGIKRDLWRCLEEWEQQKSITPFKIGQHDVPAAFHLSAEFYGRERELRLLQAALERVGRGPAEIVFVAGQAGIGKTRLIQQFSKQVQKKQGFFISGKFQSLKSKAPYGPIIEAFEKLFQWLMSRSQEEVTAWQERILAQLGANVYLVTALMPYVERLVGEQPKVEAISSVEARERLFYALSQLLQLFAQKDAPLVLFLDDLHWADPGSLKILESIFLEHEVRHLLLIGTYREEEVPSGHILRETIQAMEREANRFRTISLSPLDPCEVEEFVAASLCCSGEEARPLAGFVYQKTGGNPLFVRELLQVMYKKELILPRPGGGGWQWDLRQIEQTEIAGDIVSFLVGKITLLPDESKNLLRFAACIGNTFDTPLLAQVSGQPATIIEERLSDCIREGLIQKVDGQVYSFVHDRVHQAAYLLTPGEEKKAIHYRLGCLMLGGGEGSPGIKQEFDPPAFFTAVNHLNLGIELLIKNNERIRGAELNLLAGKRAKQASAFATALKYLETGLGLLEEKCWETHYPLTFQLHLEHLECRYLCGYYAEAEELYQELLKKARSKLDRTQLHLVAILFATKNDFDTRAINVGLQGLRELGHDLPAKPSTLYIVRELIKVKRLIKKIGIDRIAELPPARGEEVQAVLNLLVAISPCAYNNNEDLLFAIALKICELSLRYGHFAHSASGYMTLAMVSIIRLKDFQTGVPLGKIALALAERYGTPDEKYIINFLYGTFFLPWLEHTQQGESYLERAKEGSLVLRDFTYAGYAMTFLLVSKHFRGVPLQELAEQIREYFQFASKVKDPYFPCFLTIYRQLVLNLQGLTRGPDSFSDDTFDEEGFIRGDTGYQIREKELFDYYLCKNQVYYLLGNYDRALPLLKEAERLTRLYFGEVYLADHVFYYCLTITAAYHTFSIRKKTAFWLLLLKKHRQMKQWARRCPANFEHKHLLIAAEMARIRRQNEKAALLYDQAIWSARTHRFIQNAAIASECAAKFYFSRGLTDLAQKYIRDAYEGYRTWGAQIKTEQLRSQYPWLAGEEEGRAAVSGSEAPPALISPDLSQMVDMEAIFRAAQLLSGEIILEDLLKKMMETVMQDAGASRGALLLPKGEHLYIEARVETGPNEINIEVPQSVPLEECDLLPRSVVNYVARTGETVVLDNAAETGMFVDDPYVASRLTSSVLCLPIVGKGKTVGVLYLENSLSTGAFTPERVEILRLLSSQMAISIENARLYADLEQSRDRLSRWNQMLEQTVAERTRELKQINEQLTRARDAADAANRAKSDFLAIMSHEIRTPMHGVIGMTELLLQTPLDQEQREYASVIRESSELLLTVINDILDFSKIEEGKFKLESANFCLPAVGKNVLAAVAPKARSKGIVLRSYLAPEIPALLRGDPMRLSQVLLNLMSNAVKFTEQGEVTLRAFLEREEPDHVTVRFEVQDTGIGIPSQAQQFLFQPFYQVDLATTRRHGGTGLGLAICKRLVELMHGQIGFESAAGRGSTFWFTIPFQRGSAEVEPVDRYITADVASMRLQGKDKSGTVLVVEDNVINQKLIVSQLKKLGLSAEIACNGREGVEAYSRATYTLVFMDCQMPVMDGYEAARAIRSLEATKGRRTPIIATTAGVMSGEGEKCLSAGMDDFLSKPIRMEDLQKVLAHWLPDSGVTMEEGARCIKRMESRVVDSFISTFVDATRRNEFGEMIGGDGDFLIDLIETFLRDMPAKLASLREALKQKDAATLRLQAHGMKSSGYLLGITGFAGLCQELESTASAGELDAAEELMMVIEAKYGRLEEEMLAFLEDAKQWLH is encoded by the coding sequence TTGGATGATGATAAAGTGGTCTTTGAAGAAACATGTCCGGACAACGGTAATTGTCTTTCGGAGGTAGGCGCTGCAAACGCTGTGCCGTTCCGACAGTATCTCCAGCTGCAAGAAATGTCGCCGGGGGTATTTTTGCGCCTTGCTGTGCAATTAGCGGCAATTCTTTCCCGGTTGCACCGGGAAGGCGTCATCCTCGGTAACCTGAACCCGGATATCTTGTTAATCAGCCGGCGGGACGATAAGGTGTATTTGGTAGACTCTAGCCGCGCAACGAAACCGGATACTGATCCCAAGGCCCTATTCTATCTTGCACCGGAACAGACCGGCCGTTTGAACCGGCCGGTAGACCTGCGGGCAGACCTGTTTTCCTTAGGTGTAATCTTTTATGAAATGTTGACGGGCCGGCTGCCTGTGGGGGGCAAAAACAGATTGGAATGGTTCCATAACTTGGTGGCCGGGAATATTAGACCTCCCCACCAGGTGGACAAGCAAATCCCGGCGGTTCTTTCCGACATCGTGATGAAATGCCTGGCCAGGGACCCGGACAACAGGTATCAAAGCGCTGAAGGTATAAAAAGGGATTTATGGCGATGCCTTGAGGAATGGGAACAGCAGAAAAGCATCACCCCTTTTAAGATCGGTCAACACGACGTTCCCGCCGCATTTCATCTTTCAGCCGAGTTTTACGGCAGAGAACGGGAGCTGCGACTCCTGCAGGCGGCCTTGGAAAGGGTTGGCCGCGGCCCGGCTGAAATCGTTTTTGTTGCAGGTCAAGCGGGGATCGGCAAGACAAGGCTGATCCAACAGTTTAGCAAGCAGGTTCAAAAAAAGCAGGGATTTTTCATCAGCGGGAAGTTCCAGTCTCTCAAGAGTAAGGCTCCCTATGGGCCTATAATTGAAGCCTTTGAGAAGTTATTTCAGTGGCTCATGAGCCGAAGCCAGGAAGAAGTAACCGCCTGGCAAGAGAGAATTCTCGCGCAACTGGGCGCCAATGTTTACCTGGTCACGGCATTAATGCCGTACGTCGAGCGGCTGGTGGGCGAGCAGCCAAAAGTGGAGGCCATTTCAAGCGTGGAGGCCAGGGAGCGCCTCTTCTATGCCCTTTCTCAGTTGCTCCAGTTGTTCGCCCAAAAAGATGCGCCTTTGGTGCTTTTCCTCGACGACTTGCACTGGGCCGACCCCGGGTCTTTAAAGATTCTGGAATCAATTTTCCTGGAACACGAGGTCCGCCACCTTTTGCTGATAGGCACCTACCGGGAGGAAGAAGTGCCGTCAGGTCATATTTTAAGGGAAACTATCCAGGCAATGGAACGGGAGGCGAACAGGTTCAGGACAATCAGCTTGTCCCCCCTCGACCCCTGCGAAGTAGAGGAGTTTGTTGCAGCCAGTCTTTGCTGCAGCGGGGAAGAAGCAAGGCCACTCGCCGGGTTCGTTTATCAAAAGACCGGGGGTAATCCGCTTTTTGTAAGAGAATTGCTCCAAGTCATGTACAAAAAAGAGTTAATTTTACCCAGGCCCGGCGGCGGTGGCTGGCAGTGGGACCTGCGTCAAATAGAACAAACTGAAATTGCCGGCGACATAGTCAGTTTTCTGGTGGGGAAAATTACGCTGCTGCCCGACGAGAGCAAAAACCTCCTGCGATTCGCCGCCTGTATCGGGAATACGTTTGACACACCGTTGCTAGCACAAGTTTCCGGTCAACCCGCCACCATTATCGAAGAGCGTTTGAGTGATTGCATTAGGGAAGGGTTAATCCAGAAAGTCGATGGGCAAGTTTACAGTTTCGTTCACGACCGGGTTCACCAGGCGGCATATCTCTTAACCCCCGGTGAAGAAAAAAAGGCTATCCACTATCGCCTGGGCTGTTTAATGCTGGGGGGAGGGGAGGGATCCCCGGGAATAAAGCAAGAGTTCGACCCGCCAGCTTTCTTTACGGCAGTTAACCACTTAAACCTGGGGATAGAATTACTAATCAAAAACAATGAAAGAATCCGCGGCGCAGAACTGAATCTCCTGGCGGGGAAAAGGGCCAAGCAGGCTTCAGCTTTCGCTACCGCACTAAAGTACCTCGAGACAGGACTGGGCCTGCTAGAAGAGAAGTGCTGGGAAACCCACTATCCTTTGACGTTTCAACTGCACCTTGAGCATCTGGAATGCCGGTACCTCTGCGGCTATTATGCTGAAGCAGAGGAACTCTACCAGGAGCTGTTGAAAAAAGCCCGGAGTAAGTTGGATAGAACGCAACTGCATTTAGTCGCCATTTTGTTCGCTACCAAGAACGACTTTGATACCAGGGCTATCAACGTGGGGTTACAGGGGCTGCGGGAACTTGGACATGATCTACCGGCAAAACCCTCCACGCTTTACATTGTCCGGGAGTTGATCAAGGTCAAGAGGCTGATAAAAAAGATAGGGATTGACCGGATAGCGGAACTGCCGCCGGCGCGCGGTGAGGAAGTTCAGGCGGTTTTGAACCTACTGGTCGCCATCTCCCCGTGCGCCTATAACAATAACGAGGACCTATTATTTGCCATTGCCCTGAAAATCTGTGAACTTTCTTTACGGTACGGCCATTTTGCCCATTCCGCCTCCGGTTATATGACCCTGGCCATGGTGAGTATTATCCGCCTGAAGGACTTTCAAACCGGGGTTCCCCTGGGAAAGATAGCCCTGGCCCTGGCGGAGCGGTACGGGACGCCGGACGAGAAATATATCATCAACTTTTTATACGGGACATTTTTCCTCCCCTGGCTGGAACACACCCAGCAGGGCGAATCGTACCTGGAAAGGGCAAAGGAGGGCAGCCTGGTTCTCCGCGATTTCACCTATGCTGGATATGCCATGACCTTTTTGCTTGTTTCAAAGCACTTCCGGGGCGTGCCGCTGCAGGAACTGGCGGAGCAAATCCGGGAGTATTTCCAGTTCGCGTCGAAGGTAAAAGACCCCTATTTCCCCTGCTTCCTGACTATATACCGACAACTGGTCCTTAACCTGCAGGGTTTGACCCGGGGACCGGATAGTTTCAGTGACGATACTTTCGATGAAGAAGGATTCATTCGGGGAGATACAGGTTACCAAATCAGGGAAAAAGAACTCTTTGACTACTACCTTTGCAAGAACCAGGTTTACTACCTCCTGGGTAATTATGACCGGGCCCTGCCCCTGTTAAAGGAGGCCGAACGGTTGACAAGGCTGTACTTTGGCGAAGTCTATCTTGCCGATCATGTATTCTATTATTGCCTGACTATTACAGCAGCGTATCACACCTTCTCGATCAGGAAAAAAACGGCGTTCTGGCTGTTACTGCTGAAAAAACACCGTCAAATGAAGCAGTGGGCCCGGCGCTGCCCGGCCAATTTCGAGCACAAACACTTGTTGATCGCAGCGGAGATGGCCCGCATACGCCGGCAAAACGAAAAGGCTGCCCTGCTCTATGATCAGGCTATCTGGTCGGCGAGAACCCACCGCTTTATCCAGAATGCCGCCATTGCCAGCGAGTGCGCAGCCAAATTCTACTTTTCCAGGGGATTAACCGACTTGGCCCAGAAATACATACGAGATGCCTATGAGGGCTATCGCACCTGGGGCGCACAGATAAAAACGGAGCAGCTTCGATCCCAATACCCCTGGCTGGCAGGAGAAGAAGAGGGCCGGGCAGCGGTCTCCGGTTCGGAAGCACCGCCCGCTTTGATAAGCCCCGACCTGTCACAAATGGTGGACATGGAAGCCATTTTCCGGGCCGCCCAGCTTCTGTCCGGGGAAATCATTCTGGAAGACTTGTTGAAAAAGATGATGGAAACGGTTATGCAAGACGCCGGCGCCAGCCGGGGGGCCCTGCTCCTCCCGAAAGGCGAACACTTGTACATAGAAGCTCGAGTAGAAACCGGCCCAAATGAAATAAACATCGAAGTCCCGCAGTCCGTCCCCCTGGAAGAGTGCGACCTTTTACCGCGCTCGGTGGTCAATTACGTGGCCAGGACCGGCGAAACTGTAGTTCTCGACAACGCGGCCGAAACGGGTATGTTTGTGGATGACCCTTATGTGGCCAGCAGGCTCACGTCTTCGGTTCTTTGCCTGCCGATTGTTGGAAAGGGGAAAACGGTTGGCGTCCTCTACCTGGAAAACAGCCTGTCCACAGGCGCCTTTACACCGGAGCGGGTGGAAATCTTGAGGCTGTTGTCGTCCCAGATGGCCATTTCTATCGAAAACGCCCGTTTGTATGCGGACCTGGAACAATCCCGGGACCGGTTGTCCAGGTGGAACCAGATGCTGGAACAAACAGTGGCTGAAAGAACCAGGGAACTGAAACAAATCAATGAGCAGCTCACGAGGGCAAGAGATGCCGCTGATGCGGCCAACCGCGCCAAAAGCGACTTCTTGGCGATCATGAGCCACGAAATACGTACCCCCATGCACGGCGTCATCGGCATGACCGAACTCCTGCTTCAAACACCCCTCGATCAAGAACAGCGGGAATACGCATCCGTCATCCGGGAGTCCTCCGAACTATTGTTGACGGTTATTAATGATATCCTCGACTTCAGCAAGATTGAAGAAGGCAAGTTCAAATTAGAATCCGCAAACTTCTGCCTCCCGGCGGTGGGGAAAAACGTCCTGGCCGCCGTGGCGCCCAAAGCGCGCAGCAAGGGGATTGTTCTACGATCTTATCTCGCACCTGAAATACCCGCCCTACTCCGCGGCGACCCGATGCGCCTGAGCCAGGTGCTCTTGAACTTAATGAGCAATGCCGTCAAGTTTACTGAACAGGGTGAAGTAACGCTCCGGGCTTTCCTGGAAAGAGAGGAACCGGATCATGTGACCGTTCGTTTTGAGGTGCAGGACACCGGCATAGGCATACCCTCACAGGCTCAGCAGTTTTTGTTCCAACCCTTCTACCAGGTCGATCTTGCGACGACCCGCAGGCACGGTGGCACCGGCCTGGGCCTCGCCATCTGCAAGCGTCTGGTGGAACTGATGCACGGGCAAATCGGCTTTGAAAGCGCCGCAGGGCGGGGGTCCACTTTCTGGTTTACCATACCCTTCCAGCGGGGCAGTGCAGAAGTTGAACCTGTTGACAGGTATATTACCGCTGACGTGGCTTCAATGCGACTACAAGGGAAAGACAAATCTGGCACCGTCCTGGTGGTGGAGGATAATGTCATTAATCAGAAATTAATCGTCTCCCAATTGAAGAAGCTGGGCCTGTCCGCCGAAATCGCCTGCAACGGCAGGGAGGGGGTGGAGGCTTATTCCCGGGCTACTTATACCCTTGTCTTCATGGATTGCCAGATGCCCGTGATGGACGGTTACGAAGCGGCCAGGGCAATCCGTAGCCTGGAGGCTACCAAGGGGCGAAGAACCCCCATAATTGCGACGACAGCCGGCGTCATGTCAGGGGAAGGGGAAAAGTGTTTAAGCGCCGGGATGGATGATTTCCTCAGCAAACCGATCAGGATGGAGGATCTGCAAAAGGTGCTGGCACACTGGTTGCCTGATTCCGGTGTGACTATGGAAGAAGGCGCGCGGTGCATTAAAAGGATGGAAAGCCGGGTGGTGGATTCCTTCATATCAACATTTGTTGATGCCACCAGGCGTAACGAATTCGGGGAAATGATAGGAGGGGATGGGGATTTTCTTATTGATCTAATAGAAACCTTTTTGCGGGATATGCCCGCAAAGCTGGCCTCACTCCGGGAGGCTCTCAAACAGAAGGATGCCGCAACTTTGCGCCTGCAGGCCCACGGGATGAAATCAAGCGGTTACTTGTTGGGCATCACCGGTTTTGCAGGCTTATGCCAAGAATTGGAGAGCACGGCCTCGGCCGGCGAGCTGGATGCGGCAGAAGAGCTCATGATGGTAATCGAGGCAAAGTACGGGCGGCTTGAGGAAGAGATGTTAGCCTTTCTTGAGGACGCTAAACAATGGCTCCATTGA
- a CDS encoding response regulator transcription factor, whose protein sequence is MAGEKILVVDDEAVVRKVVEHHLVREGFQVIAAGDGGSVFELVRAHEPDLIILDILLPDLDGIEVCREIRKGNNVPIIFLTSKRDSSDIVLGLGVGGDDYIVKPFNPKELIARVKANLRRGLLQHIVCQPPGQKEVLAYPGLEIDLSSRTVSVGGSPVALTNKEFELLALLAQNPNRVFSYHQLLESVWQFKYNADYRTVMVHVNRLRKKIELDPSKPRYIITVRGIGYKFHHQ, encoded by the coding sequence ATGGCTGGAGAAAAGATTTTAGTGGTTGACGATGAAGCTGTGGTAAGGAAGGTGGTTGAGCATCACCTGGTGCGAGAGGGTTTTCAGGTGATCGCCGCCGGGGACGGTGGCAGCGTCTTTGAGCTGGTCCGTGCCCATGAGCCGGACTTGATTATCCTGGACATACTTTTGCCTGACCTTGACGGCATCGAGGTTTGCCGTGAAATACGTAAGGGAAATAACGTCCCGATTATATTTCTAACATCCAAGAGAGACTCTTCAGATATCGTGCTGGGCCTGGGCGTCGGTGGAGACGACTACATAGTCAAACCCTTCAACCCAAAAGAATTGATTGCCCGGGTAAAGGCGAACTTGCGCCGGGGTCTCCTGCAACACATAGTCTGTCAACCCCCAGGGCAAAAAGAAGTACTTGCTTATCCCGGCCTGGAAATAGATCTCTCCAGCCGCACGGTTTCAGTAGGCGGCTCGCCGGTCGCCCTTACTAATAAAGAGTTCGAGCTTCTCGCCCTGCTGGCGCAAAACCCCAACCGGGTATTTTCTTATCACCAGTTGCTAGAATCGGTATGGCAGTTTAAGTACAATGCTGACTACCGGACGGTAATGGTTCACGTTAACAGGCTCCGTAAGAAAATAGAGCTGGATCCCTCCAAACCCCGTTATATCATCACCGTAAGGGGGATAGGATACAAGTTTCACCATCAGTAA